The Streptomyces sp. V3I7 genome segment TCAACCTGCTCAGTGCGGAGGTGCGGCGATGCGGCGATGCGGCGGTGCGCGGCGCTGCGGTCAGGGCGGTTCCGGTACGACGGCCACCGGGCACTCGGCGTGGTGCAGCACCGCGTGGGCGGTACGGCCCAGGCGCGGGCCGAGGGGCGCGCGGCGGCGCCGGGTGCCGAGGACGAGCAGGTCGGCCTCGCGGGAGGCTGCGCCAAGGGCGTCGCGGGCGTGGCCCTCGACGGTGCGCCGGCGCACCTCCAGGTCTGGCGGTACGTCCCGCAGGGCGTCCTCCAGCAGTTCGGCGGCCTGTTGCTGTCTGAGCGGCTCGGGCTCACCGGCGAGCAGCGCGTGCCGGGTGGTCACCTGCGCGGGGCGCCGCCAGGCCCGTACGGCGTCCAGCGGCACTCCGCGCAGGGCGGCCTCCTCGACGGCGAACCGTACGGCGGCCGTGCCCGCGGGCCTGTCGCCGACGCCGAGGACGACCGGGCGCCGCGACACCGGGCGGGCCGTGCTGTCGTGGGTGCCGCGCACCACGATCACCGGGCAGTGTGCGTGCCCGGCGACCGTCAGGCTGACGGATCCGAGGAGTACCTCCGCGACCTCGCCGCGGCCGCGGGAGCCCACCACCACGGCGAGCGCGGTGCCGCTCTCCTGGATCAGGCCCTGGTCCGGCTCCGAGGGCAGGACGCCGGTGGTGACCTTCACGCCGGGGCGGCGTCGCTGGGCGCGCTGCTCGGCGGTGCCGACGACGTCCCGGGCCATCACCTCCTCCAGCGGCCTGCCCGTCTCCTGGGCGAGCAGGGCGCCTTCGTAGCGCTCCCAGAGCGAGGCGTACACGATCCGGAGCGGTGCTCCGCGCAGCTCGGCCTCGTCGGCCGCCCAGTCCACGGCCCGCAGGCTCATCTCGGATCCGTCGACGCCGACGACGATCGGTAGGTCCATCGCGCTCACCGTTCCCTGCCACGGCCGAAAGGCGTCCTGCTTCCTGCCTCCCGTTTC includes the following:
- a CDS encoding universal stress protein, producing MDLPIVVGVDGSEMSLRAVDWAADEAELRGAPLRIVYASLWERYEGALLAQETGRPLEEVMARDVVGTAEQRAQRRRPGVKVTTGVLPSEPDQGLIQESGTALAVVVGSRGRGEVAEVLLGSVSLTVAGHAHCPVIVVRGTHDSTARPVSRRPVVLGVGDRPAGTAAVRFAVEEAALRGVPLDAVRAWRRPAQVTTRHALLAGEPEPLRQQQAAELLEDALRDVPPDLEVRRRTVEGHARDALGAASREADLLVLGTRRRRAPLGPRLGRTAHAVLHHAECPVAVVPEPP